The nucleotide window AGTCCACGCGCACGTTGTCGAGGATGGCGATGTTGGCGCGCCCGGTGCGCACCTTGGTCAGCTCGCGCTTGAGGTCCTCGAGCGTCTTGGTGATGCGCTCCTTCAGCTCTTTGACGAGGTCGTCGCTCATTTGCGTGTTCTCCTTGAACTCGGAATCGGGATGAGTGCGTGACGTCAGGCCCAGACCGTCTCACTGCCGCCCACGACGGTACCAATCTCACCGCCGCCCAGCACCGCGCGGCGGATGTTCCCCGGCACGGTGAGGTCGAAGACGATGATGGGCAGCTTGTTGTCCATGCACAGCGAGATGGCCGTGGAGTCCATCACATTGAGGTTCTGCTTCAACACATCCATGTACGTCAGCGTGCGGTAGCGGCGCGCGGTGGGGTCCTTCTTCGGGTCCGCGCTGTAGATGCCGTCCACCTTGGTCGCCTTGAGGATGACCTGGGCGTTGATTTCCATGGCGCGCAGCGACGCGGCCGTGTCCGTGGTGAAGTACGGGTTGCCCGTGCCCGCGGCGAAAATCACCACGCGGCCCTTCTCCAGGTGCCGCACCGCGCGCCGGCGGATGTAGGGCTCGGCGATCTGCTCCATCTTGATGGCGGACAGCACGCGCGTGTGCAGGCCCTTCTTCTCCAGCGCGTCCTGCATGGCCATGGAGTTGATGCACGTGGCCAGCATGCCCATGTAGTCCGCGCTGGCCCGGTCCATGCCCTCCGTCGCCCCGGCGACGCCGCGGAAGATGTTGCCTCCGCCAATCACCAGGGCCACCTCCACGCCCGCCTGCGC belongs to Myxococcus fulvus and includes:
- the pyrH gene encoding UMP kinase, with translation MSSDTTQPLRYKRILLKLSGEALMGEGKYGIHPPTLSAIADEVIELAQAGVEVALVIGGGNIFRGVAGATEGMDRASADYMGMLATCINSMAMQDALEKKGLHTRVLSAIKMEQIAEPYIRRRAVRHLEKGRVVIFAAGTGNPYFTTDTAASLRAMEINAQVILKATKVDGIYSADPKKDPTARRYRTLTYMDVLKQNLNVMDSTAISLCMDNKLPIIVFDLTVPGNIRRAVLGGGEIGTVVGGSETVWA